Proteins found in one Methanospirillum hungatei JF-1 genomic segment:
- a CDS encoding restriction endonuclease — translation MAIPDYQTFLLPVLLAVKDGKEHSVQEIYSQIASSFHLSEEELNQKLPSGVQSTYHNRVGWAKTYLKKAGLVNTPSRGKVKITERGLAVLSQNPQRIDQNFLKQFPEFLDFKDFRTDNHSPLKEESGTAESTLTPQEILENSYQDVRNKLAHELLSQVMNSSPEFFERLVVDLLVSMGYGGSRSEAGERVGKTGDDGIDGIIKEDKLGLDTVCIQAKRWQNTVGRPEIQAFVGSLAGNRARKGVFITTSRFSREAQEYVQRIEQKVVLIDGETLAELMIDHNVGVSDESRYIVKKIDMDYFEE, via the coding sequence ATGGCAATACCTGATTATCAGACATTCTTGCTTCCGGTCCTGTTAGCTGTAAAAGATGGAAAAGAACACTCAGTCCAGGAGATTTATAGTCAAATAGCATCCTCATTTCATCTTTCTGAAGAAGAACTGAACCAAAAACTCCCAAGTGGAGTACAGTCTACCTATCATAACCGGGTCGGTTGGGCGAAGACATATCTGAAAAAAGCAGGATTAGTTAATACTCCTTCACGGGGGAAGGTGAAAATCACCGAACGAGGGTTAGCAGTACTCAGTCAGAATCCACAACGCATCGACCAAAACTTTCTCAAACAATTTCCAGAATTTCTGGATTTTAAAGACTTTCGAACAGACAATCATTCACCATTAAAAGAAGAATCAGGTACTGCAGAGAGCACCCTGACCCCGCAAGAGATTCTTGAGAATAGTTATCAGGATGTTCGAAATAAACTGGCACATGAACTATTATCACAGGTTATGAATAGCTCACCGGAGTTTTTTGAGCGACTGGTCGTTGATCTACTGGTCTCCATGGGATATGGAGGATCACGGAGTGAAGCTGGGGAGAGGGTTGGAAAGACTGGTGATGATGGGATTGATGGGATTATAAAAGAGGACAAACTGGGGTTGGATACCGTATGTATTCAAGCTAAAAGATGGCAGAATACGGTTGGAAGACCAGAGATACAGGCATTTGTGGGTAGTCTTGCAGGGAACCGGGCACGAAAAGGAGTTTTTATTACCACTTCCCGTTTCTCAAGGGAAGCCCAGGAATACGTCCAGCGAATCGAACAGAAAGTGGTTTTAATTGATGGAGAGACGTTAGCTGAACTTATGATAGATCATAATGTAGGAGTGTCAGATGAATCGCGGTATATTGTGAAAAAGATTGATATGGATTATTTTGAGGAGTGA
- a CDS encoding IS701 family transposase: MPITKQPSDVDYINYLIAARCDVSCVKVADCYSTSEFSISHDTFNRFLTRQSLTPETLWAEVEAYVDRKRGWLVLDDTILDKKHSKKIECTYYQWSGKEHKVIKGIGLIALIWTDGITSFPIDYRIYDKDVDDKTKNDHLQEMALTAFKRGFTPAFVMFDSWYSGNENLKLINRLGWFYFTRVKKNRMVNPDAKGNVQVSSLNIPEEGLEVHLKKYGFIRLFHSLNRKGVSRYWATNFLPMNNEDRLVLQSICWTIENYHRAIKELCGVEKCQARKGIIQRNHINCSLRAYLRFEVNKFLNGVTPYDAQWQIIKVGISEYIQNPKYAL; this comes from the coding sequence GTGCCTATAACGAAGCAGCCTTCAGATGTAGATTATATCAATTACCTCATCGCAGCTCGATGCGACGTTTCTTGTGTAAAAGTCGCTGATTGTTATTCGACGTCTGAATTCTCGATATCACATGATACCTTCAATCGATTCCTAACAAGACAGTCTCTAACTCCTGAGACGTTGTGGGCTGAAGTTGAGGCATATGTTGACAGAAAAAGGGGCTGGTTGGTTCTGGATGACACTATTCTAGATAAAAAACATTCCAAAAAAATCGAATGTACATATTACCAGTGGAGTGGAAAAGAGCACAAAGTAATCAAAGGAATAGGATTGATTGCCTTAATTTGGACAGATGGAATCACTTCATTTCCAATTGATTATCGAATTTATGATAAGGATGTTGATGATAAGACCAAAAATGATCATCTCCAAGAAATGGCCTTGACAGCTTTCAAAAGAGGATTTACTCCTGCCTTTGTCATGTTTGATAGTTGGTATTCCGGAAATGAAAATTTGAAGTTGATTAACCGTCTTGGATGGTTTTATTTCACACGAGTTAAGAAAAATCGTATGGTCAATCCCGATGCCAAAGGTAATGTTCAAGTGTCATCATTAAATATACCAGAGGAGGGATTAGAAGTCCATTTAAAGAAATATGGATTTATTCGTCTTTTTCACTCACTAAATCGTAAAGGTGTAAGTAGATATTGGGCAACCAATTTTTTGCCGATGAATAATGAAGATAGGCTGGTTTTACAATCTATTTGCTGGACAATCGAGAATTATCATAGGGCTATCAAAGAACTATGTGGTGTCGAAAAATGCCAAGCTAGAAAGGGAATTATCCAACGAAATCATATTAATTGCTCACTTCGGGCATATTTACGATTCGAAGTCAATAAATTTTTGAATGGTGTTACTCCGTACGATGCTCAATGGCAAATCATAAAAGTTGGAATTTCAGAATATATTCAGAACCCAAAATATGCGCTATAA
- a CDS encoding ABC transporter substrate-binding protein codes for MGEEYERAFEMVEEDHPDSPIQPVIIDAGSNVTTAISAWNTLKSEYPDLFIVVTVASWTTNVVYPDAADDGKVQIALGSAVVNKSRLNGRLVRFTPGVEQESPILAEYLSQYDRVAILGGENDYARGYINALNSLIPEKIVDIVQYDPDTLPGSLDLTPVRDNNPDIILLLSMSEAESVAEMIRNCGISAPLVGTRVIERNTLLETPVADGLIFTIPALNRSFPFFSRYREEYGEEATFYGAEGYDAMNILYDAVETCGEDQECLSSWFTANQYPGSLGDVQFDENRVAFYPIEFKIIRNGSFEHYEGKIAVQ; via the coding sequence ATTGGTGAAGAATATGAAAGGGCTTTTGAGATGGTAGAGGAGGATCATCCTGACTCGCCAATTCAGCCAGTTATTATCGATGCGGGAAGCAATGTGACAACGGCAATTTCTGCATGGAATACCTTGAAATCGGAATACCCTGACCTTTTTATTGTTGTAACAGTTGCCAGCTGGACAACCAATGTGGTGTACCCTGATGCTGCAGATGATGGGAAGGTCCAGATTGCTCTTGGGAGTGCCGTCGTAAACAAGAGTCGCTTGAATGGCAGACTTGTTCGGTTCACTCCTGGGGTGGAACAGGAATCTCCAATCCTTGCAGAATACCTGTCTCAATATGACCGGGTGGCAATCCTGGGTGGGGAGAACGATTATGCACGTGGGTATATTAACGCCCTGAATTCCCTTATCCCGGAAAAAATCGTAGATATTGTGCAGTATGATCCTGATACCCTGCCTGGCAGTCTGGACCTGACCCCGGTCAGAGACAACAATCCTGATATAATTCTGCTACTCAGTATGTCAGAAGCCGAATCGGTTGCGGAAATGATAAGAAATTGTGGCATATCTGCACCACTTGTTGGAACACGGGTCATAGAACGGAATACTCTTCTTGAAACCCCGGTCGCAGATGGCCTCATCTTTACCATTCCGGCACTCAATCGTTCTTTTCCCTTCTTCTCCAGGTACCGTGAAGAATATGGGGAAGAAGCAACATTTTACGGGGCAGAAGGGTATGATGCCATGAATATCCTCTATGATGCAGTTGAGACCTGTGGGGAGGATCAGGAATGCCTCTCATCCTGGTTTACCGCAAATCAGTACCCTGGTTCACTTGGCGACGTTCAGTTTGATGAAAACCGGGTGGCCTTTTATCCTATCGAATTTAAAATCATCAGGAATGGCTCGTTTGAACATTATGAAGGGAAGATAGCCGTTCAATGA
- a CDS encoding ATP-binding protein — translation MERFKLPIGIQSFKKIRTGGYAYVDKTRFIQSLVDNGSYYFLSRPRRFGKSLLLDTIDYAFSGKKEYFLDLYLNTPEASWDFSSVYPVVRISLGQRINRNSDELGEYLTHILSLEAERYNVAYDRSLSPGFQLDLLIKNLYATYQMPVVVLIDEYDKPILDAIEDSETTRILRDELKSFYGILKDLDPYLKFVLLTGVSKFSKTGIFSGLNNLDDITLDPRYSAICGYTHEDLEQVFSEYLIGFNSEEIREWYNGYSWSGQTVYNPFDILMLFSKKMFRSYWFETGTPSFLIRLWQKNPRFPGDFDGLIAGEDLLGSFDVDNIRVETLLFQAGYLTIKEWTSDPVRGFQCTLGYPNIEVRTSLNLLFCQSLSGFSVSGMRNLLFEVLEKKDGEGLKEFFHSFFASISYEWYRKNHLSSFEGYYASIMYTIFASLGYHVIAEDTTNKGRIDLTVITAQAAWIFEFKVKRDESHGEKSPLEQIKRKGYSEKYKAKGLKIWEIGIVFDPKTRNIIQWDQRSD, via the coding sequence ATGGAACGATTCAAACTGCCAATTGGTATCCAATCTTTTAAAAAGATTCGAACTGGCGGGTATGCATATGTTGATAAAACACGTTTCATTCAATCGTTAGTTGATAACGGATCATATTACTTTCTTTCGAGGCCACGCCGGTTTGGAAAAAGCCTTCTCCTTGATACCATTGATTATGCTTTTTCTGGTAAAAAGGAGTATTTTCTAGATCTTTATCTCAACACACCAGAAGCATCATGGGATTTTTCCAGTGTTTATCCAGTTGTCAGGATAAGTCTTGGACAACGTATCAACAGGAATTCTGATGAACTGGGTGAATATCTGACCCACATACTCTCTCTTGAAGCTGAACGGTATAATGTAGCCTATGATAGATCATTATCTCCCGGTTTCCAATTGGATCTTCTGATTAAAAATCTCTATGCAACCTATCAGATGCCTGTAGTCGTTCTTATAGATGAGTATGATAAACCAATTCTTGATGCGATTGAGGATAGTGAAACCACTCGTATATTACGAGATGAATTGAAAAGTTTTTATGGCATTTTAAAAGATCTGGACCCTTATCTTAAATTTGTTCTCCTCACCGGGGTCTCAAAATTCTCTAAAACGGGTATCTTTTCTGGTCTGAACAACCTTGATGATATCACTCTTGATCCCAGGTACTCAGCTATCTGTGGATATACCCATGAAGATCTTGAGCAGGTATTCAGTGAATATCTGATCGGCTTTAATTCTGAAGAGATAAGGGAGTGGTATAATGGTTATTCATGGTCAGGTCAGACTGTGTATAATCCCTTTGATATCTTAATGCTCTTTTCCAAGAAGATGTTTCGTTCATATTGGTTTGAGACCGGTACCCCTTCTTTCCTCATCAGATTATGGCAGAAAAATCCACGGTTCCCTGGCGATTTTGATGGATTGATAGCTGGTGAAGATCTGCTTGGATCTTTTGATGTTGATAATATAAGGGTTGAGACGTTATTATTTCAGGCTGGATATCTGACGATAAAAGAATGGACTTCTGACCCGGTACGTGGATTTCAATGCACGTTAGGATACCCGAATATTGAAGTGCGAACATCATTAAACCTGTTATTTTGTCAGTCCTTATCAGGATTTTCTGTATCCGGGATGCGAAACTTGTTATTTGAGGTTTTGGAGAAGAAAGATGGAGAGGGATTAAAAGAGTTTTTTCATTCATTTTTTGCTTCAATTTCGTATGAATGGTACCGAAAAAACCATTTATCGTCTTTTGAGGGATACTATGCAAGTATCATGTACACCATTTTCGCAAGTCTTGGATATCACGTGATCGCAGAAGATACTACAAATAAGGGACGCATAGATTTGACGGTAATTACGGCTCAGGCGGCATGGATCTTTGAATTTAAAGTGAAAAGAGATGAATCTCACGGAGAGAAAAGTCCATTGGAGCAGATAAAAAGGAAAGGGTATTCTGAAAAATATAAAGCCAAGGGTCTGAAGATATGGGAGATTGGAATTGTATTTGATCCGAAAACCCGCAATATAATTCAATGGGATCAGAGATCCGATTAA
- a CDS encoding IS1096 element passenger TnpR family protein has protein sequence MVDGPEEIPFSSCGSNTLFMAKQAAAPGTCYLCKEPITKRTAVTHMKKNHAPDTGEERLAIMVDTPYSSPYWMVLLVKPNATLEDLDRSLRDIWVECCGHLSAFTITGVEYQRCSESGMDDFFGDAKSMKVKIQKVLVPGMTFLYEYDFGTTTELRLKVAESIAWHKEKEKIIMAGMNDKLEFPCTECGKPASYHYIENDDFTVLCDDCSSDEDLDECYLLPICNSPRTGLCGYEGGKYDNGL, from the coding sequence ATGGTCGATGGACCAGAAGAAATACCCTTTTCATCATGTGGTTCCAACACTCTTTTCATGGCTAAACAAGCTGCTGCACCTGGAACATGTTACCTCTGCAAGGAACCGATAACCAAACGAACCGCCGTTACGCATATGAAGAAAAACCATGCTCCGGACACGGGTGAGGAGAGATTAGCCATTATGGTTGATACCCCGTATTCCTCTCCATACTGGATGGTTCTTCTTGTCAAACCTAATGCAACGCTTGAAGATCTTGATAGATCGTTACGGGACATCTGGGTTGAATGTTGTGGTCATTTAAGTGCGTTTACTATTACGGGAGTCGAGTACCAGAGATGTTCTGAATCAGGTATGGACGATTTTTTTGGTGATGCCAAATCGATGAAGGTAAAGATACAGAAAGTCCTGGTACCGGGCATGACATTTCTCTATGAATACGATTTTGGGACAACTACCGAACTCAGGCTGAAGGTTGCTGAATCCATTGCATGGCATAAGGAAAAGGAGAAGATCATTATGGCTGGTATGAATGATAAACTGGAATTTCCCTGCACTGAATGTGGAAAACCAGCCAGTTATCATTATATTGAAAATGATGATTTTACCGTGCTTTGTGATGACTGTAGTTCTGATGAAGACCTGGACGAGTGCTACCTGCTTCCAATATGTAACTCCCCCCGTACTGGTCTCTGCGGATATGAGGGTGGGAAGTATGATAACGGTTTATAA
- a CDS encoding PEGA domain-containing protein: protein MVNSTPENETVFLDGEMIGSTPLERAGIPAGTHEITITHDGYMTWSHLITVRQGQLTLVPTARLRWAG, encoded by the coding sequence ATGGTCAATTCAACACCGGAGAACGAAACAGTATTCCTTGACGGTGAGATGATTGGTTCCACGCCACTCGAGAGGGCTGGCATTCCTGCCGGAACTCATGAGATTACGATAACTCATGACGGATACATGACCTGGTCCCACCTGATAACGGTTCGTCAGGGTCAATTAACGCTGGTTCCAACTGCCCGGTTACGATGGGCAGGATAA